The sequence AATGCAGCTGCTCTACCACGACGGTATTTTTTGTGCATGTTGTCAACTAAATTCTGGTCGTTTGTATAAGCGTGAATGGTTTCTAAATGTCCTTTAACAACACCTAATTCTTCTTCAACAACTGCTAAAACTGGTGTAATTGCGTTTGTCGTACAAGAAGCTGCTGACCAAATTGGAGTTGCATCAACATCATATTCTTTGTGGTTTACACCGTAAACGATATTTGGAACACCTTTTCCTGGAGCAGTTAATAAAACCTTAGTTGCACCGTTTGATTTTAAATGACGAGATAAAGCTGCTTCATCTTTGAAAACTCCTGTGTTATCAATAACTAAAGCGTCGTTAATTCCGTATTTTGTATAATCAATATCTTCTGGTTGAGCAGCAGAAATCATTTTTACGCTCGTTCCGTTAATGATTAACGTTTCGTTTTCGATGTCAGCAGAAACTGAACCTTCGAAATCTCCGTGAATTGAATCATAACGTAACAGAGAAGCACGTTTTTCTAAAGATTCAGCTGTGTTTTTATCACGAGTAACAACAGCTTTTAAGCGTAATTGTTGTCCTTTTCCAGCTTTTGAAATTAATTCTCTAGCTACTAAACGACCAATACGACCAAAACCATATAAAACGACATCTTTAGGTTTGATTTCTTCTGAGTTTTTAGCATCTTTTAACTTAGCAACAACAAATGCTTTTGCATCATTGTATTTATCATCTTCTAAATGATATTCGTAAGTTAATTTTCCAATATCAATACGTGCTGGAGGTAAGTCAGTTGTTAAGATTGCACGAGCAATTTCAACCGTATCAAAAACATTAATTGGTTTCTCAACGAATTTTGCAGCGTATTCATGGTAGTTAATAATATCGCTTACACTTCTGTCGATTAATTGATTTCTAAAAAGTACTAATTCAATAGATTTATCGTACCATAAATCGTTAACGATTTTAATGAATTCAACGCAAGCTTTTCTTCTGTCAGCTTGGAATGCTAATTCTTTTTCGTATAATTCGTTATTTTCCATAAAGTAATTGTGTTGTTATTTTAAGTCGTGCAAAATTATTAAATTTTATTGTATAAACATAGTTTAAAATCAATAAGATTTATTATTTTCTTGCATTTACAAAACAATTCTTAATCGTTCTCCATTTCTAGTTATTATGTCAAATCGAACATTTGATTTGTTACTTATTCTTGAAATGAGTTCGTTTGCCATTTCAGTATTTGAGATTTTTTGTCCGTTTATTGTTAAAATAATTGCATTTTTTAGTTCGTTAAGATAAGGTTTGTAGTTTTCGTTCGTGATGTTTTTGATTTTTACACCATAATTTATTCCTAATGATTGCATTTCTTTTTCATTTAAATTCTCAAGTTCAAAACCATTAAATGAAATATTCTGTGTTTCTTTTTTTGAAAGTTGTACTAAAACATCCTGTGTATTATTGTTTCTAACTAAAGTTACTTTGACTTTATCATTTGGTCTTTTTGTGGCAATTGCAGCATTTAATTCTAAGAAATTTTTTATAGGCTTGTTATCTATTTTTGTAATGACATCGCCACTTTGAATATTTGCTTTTGCTGCACCAGAATTTGAATTTACTTCTTCGATATAAAATCCCTGAGCTAAATCAATATTTTTTGCATTTGCAATTTGTCGGTTCAATTCATACCCTTGAACACCTAAAATTCCTTGTTGAACATTCCCGAATTCTAAAAGATCTTCTACAATTTTTTTTGCCATATTTGAAGGAACAGCAAATGAATATCCAACGTATGAACCTGTTGTTGAAGAAATCAGCGTGTTGATTCCAATTAATTCTCCATTTGTGTTTACCAAAGCTCCGCCTGAATTTCCTGGATTAACTGCAGCGTCAGTTTGTATGAAAGATTGAATTCCATCTTCTGAAAGATTTCGAGCTTTGGCAGAAATAATTCCTGCGGTTACTGTTGATGTTAAATTATAAGGATTTCCTACGGCTAAAACCCACTCGCCAACTTCGATTGCATCTGAATCTGCAAAGGTTGCATAAGAAAGTTTTTCTGGAACATCAATTTTTAAGAGAGCAATATCTGTTTTTGGATCTGTTCCAATCAAAGTTGCAGGAAATGAACGGTTATCATTTAATGTTATCTCCAATTGATTAGCTCCTTGAATAACGTGATTGTTCGTTACAATATAACCATCTTCTGAAATGATAACACCAGAACCCGTTCCGATTTGTGGTTGCATTTGGCGGCTACTTTCGTACCCATAAATAAAATCAAACAACGAGTTTCTTGAACTTGTTTTGTAAGAAACGTTTTTTACGTGAACCACATGATTGATGGTTTTATTGGCTGCAACAGTTAAATTTGGAGCTTCATAACTTGATTTAGATGTGTTTTTTGTTGAATTTGAAATAGTTTCGGTATTTTCTATTCCTAAAAAATCATTTTCTATTAAAAGTTTATAGGTTATAATTGTCAGAATGACGCTTAACAAAGAAGTAAAGAAAATAGTTGATATGTTTTTCATAGAATAACTATTGTTTTTAAAATTAGGATTAAAATTAAATATTATGTATAAATCTTAAAAACGGTTTAACTATTGTTAACAATCTTTAACGACTCATTAAATATTACTAAATTTGTGTCTTAATAAGAATTTAAGATGACATATAATTTACATTTTTCTAAATATCAAGGTACAGGAAATGATTTTGTCATGATTGATAATCGTGATTTATCTTTTCCTAAAGAAAATACCAAACTTGTTGCTTTTTTGTGTGATAGACGTTTTGGAATTGGTGGTGATGGTTTGATTTTGATTGAAAATGATTTGGAAACCAATTTTAAAATGATTTATTACAATTCTGATGGAAATGAAAGTACGATGTGCGGAAATGGAGGTCGTTGTCTGGTTGCCTTTGCAAAGCAATTAAAAATAATTTCTAATTCATGTACTTTTAAAGCGATTGATGGATTGCATCATGCAAAGATTAGTGATGAAATTATTTCTTTACAAATGATTGATGTTCAAGAAATTTCTAAAAGCGAAAAATATACTTTTTTGAACACTGGTTCACCTCATCATGTACAAATGGTTGATGAAGTTAAAAATTACGATGTATATAATAAAGGTAAAGAAATTAGATATGCTGATATTTATGCACCTGGTGGTACGAATGTAAATTTTGTTGAAAAAATTTCAGACAATTACTTCAAAGTTCGAACATATGAACGTGGAGTTGAAGATGAAACTTTTTCTTGCGGAACAGGAGCTACAGCAGTTGCAATTGCGATGTTTGAAAATGAAATTACAAATAAAAAATCTATTCAGATTGAAGTTCCTGGCGGAATGTTAAATGTTTCGTTTGATAAAAATGAAGCTGGATTTTATGAAAATGTTATTTTATCTGGACCAGCAAAGAAAGTTTTTGAAAGCGATATAATTGTTGATTTATAATGAAAACATTAATAGGAAATAGTTGTTATTTACGAGCGCTCGAACCCGAAGATTTAGACTTTATATATCAAATCGAAAATGACGAATCTCTTTGGGAAGTTTCACATACACAAACTCCCTATAGTAAATTTTTGATTCGACAATATCTAGAAAATGCACATTTAGATATTTATGAAGTAAAACAATTGCGACTAGTAATCGTAAATAAAGAAACAAATTCACAGGTTGGTTTGATTGATTTATTTGATTTTGACCCCAAAAATGAACGTGTAGGAATGGGAATTGTAATTTCTGCTACCAAAGATAGAAGACAAGGTTTTGGAAATGAAGCTGTTGGTTTGTTAATTGAATATGTTTTTGAGTACTTAAATGTATATCAAATTTATGTTAATATTAGCACTGATAATTCGGCAAGTATCAAGCTTTTTTCTAATTTTGGATTCGAAAAAATAGGAACTAAAAAAGCTTGGAATAAAGTAGGAGATATTCGAAAAGACGAAGCTTTGTATCAATTAATAAAAAACTAATTAATGAAACTTAAAAATCTTGTAGCTATACTTCTTGTAGTAGTAATGACTGGATTGTTAATCTATGGTTATACGCTTTATAATAAAACTTTTGTATCAAATACAGCTTTTGAAGAAAGAGAAGTTTATG comes from Flavobacterium sp. I3-2 and encodes:
- a CDS encoding glyceraldehyde-3-phosphate dehydrogenase, whose translation is MENNELYEKELAFQADRRKACVEFIKIVNDLWYDKSIELVLFRNQLIDRSVSDIINYHEYAAKFVEKPINVFDTVEIARAILTTDLPPARIDIGKLTYEYHLEDDKYNDAKAFVVAKLKDAKNSEEIKPKDVVLYGFGRIGRLVARELISKAGKGQQLRLKAVVTRDKNTAESLEKRASLLRYDSIHGDFEGSVSADIENETLIINGTSVKMISAAQPEDIDYTKYGINDALVIDNTGVFKDEAALSRHLKSNGATKVLLTAPGKGVPNIVYGVNHKEYDVDATPIWSAASCTTNAITPVLAVVEEELGVVKGHLETIHAYTNDQNLVDNMHKKYRRGRAAALNMVITETGAGSAVAKALPSLAGKLTSNAIRVPVPNGSLVVLNLEVGRETSVEEINQIMKKHSLQGELVEQIKYSINNELVSSDIVGTSTPSIYDSHATLVSKDGKSIVLYIWYDNEYGYSHQVIRLAKHIAKVRRYVYY
- a CDS encoding S1C family serine protease, yielding MKNISTIFFTSLLSVILTIITYKLLIENDFLGIENTETISNSTKNTSKSSYEAPNLTVAANKTINHVVHVKNVSYKTSSRNSLFDFIYGYESSRQMQPQIGTGSGVIISEDGYIVTNNHVIQGANQLEITLNDNRSFPATLIGTDPKTDIALLKIDVPEKLSYATFADSDAIEVGEWVLAVGNPYNLTSTVTAGIISAKARNLSEDGIQSFIQTDAAVNPGNSGGALVNTNGELIGINTLISSTTGSYVGYSFAVPSNMAKKIVEDLLEFGNVQQGILGVQGYELNRQIANAKNIDLAQGFYIEEVNSNSGAAKANIQSGDVITKIDNKPIKNFLELNAAIATKRPNDKVKVTLVRNNNTQDVLVQLSKKETQNISFNGFELENLNEKEMQSLGINYGVKIKNITNENYKPYLNELKNAIILTINGQKISNTEMANELISRISNKSNVRFDIITRNGERLRIVL
- the dapF gene encoding diaminopimelate epimerase, with product MTYNLHFSKYQGTGNDFVMIDNRDLSFPKENTKLVAFLCDRRFGIGGDGLILIENDLETNFKMIYYNSDGNESTMCGNGGRCLVAFAKQLKIISNSCTFKAIDGLHHAKISDEIISLQMIDVQEISKSEKYTFLNTGSPHHVQMVDEVKNYDVYNKGKEIRYADIYAPGGTNVNFVEKISDNYFKVRTYERGVEDETFSCGTGATAVAIAMFENEITNKKSIQIEVPGGMLNVSFDKNEAGFYENVILSGPAKKVFESDIIVDL
- a CDS encoding GNAT family N-acetyltransferase, whose protein sequence is MKTLIGNSCYLRALEPEDLDFIYQIENDESLWEVSHTQTPYSKFLIRQYLENAHLDIYEVKQLRLVIVNKETNSQVGLIDLFDFDPKNERVGMGIVISATKDRRQGFGNEAVGLLIEYVFEYLNVYQIYVNISTDNSASIKLFSNFGFEKIGTKKAWNKVGDIRKDEALYQLIKN